A region of Deltaproteobacteria bacterium DNA encodes the following proteins:
- a CDS encoding amidohydrolase family protein, with amino-acid sequence MRKTLPVALSLLMSQAAFAEVVVLQGATLIDGTGRPPLKNAVLVIDAGRISAVGPADKVKAPPGARALDLKGRTIIPGLINAHGHVGLVVGGQSRADGYTRENVQTQLLQYERYGVTSVLTLGLNRDLVYDVRDEQRRGTVPGATLFTAGRGIGVPDGAPPVPSAPDQVYRPRTPEEAVANVEEAAARKPDYFKIWVDDVFGKFPKMDPAVFKAAIDAAHRHSIKVASHVFYLGDAKAVITSGVDALAHSVRDQPVDDELVAMMKKRGTFYVATLNVDASFSAFADDPALLDDPFLTAALPPDSVQQFRSPEYRAKVAADPNVPKARAALENGMRNLKTLHARGVHIAFGTDSGANPVRIQGWGEHRELELMVKAGLSPMDALVAATRGSATMLGISDRGTLEKGKRADLLVLAGNPLDDIRNTRKLVSVWHDGREIQPLVASASAR; translated from the coding sequence ATGAGGAAGACGCTCCCCGTCGCGCTGTCGCTCTTGATGTCGCAAGCCGCCTTTGCCGAAGTGGTCGTGCTGCAGGGGGCCACCCTGATCGACGGAACGGGACGGCCTCCACTGAAGAACGCGGTGCTGGTCATCGACGCAGGGCGCATCTCCGCCGTCGGTCCGGCGGACAAGGTGAAGGCGCCCCCAGGCGCGCGGGCGCTCGATCTCAAGGGCCGGACCATCATCCCGGGCTTGATCAATGCGCACGGTCACGTCGGGCTCGTGGTGGGCGGCCAGAGCCGCGCGGATGGATACACGCGCGAGAACGTCCAGACCCAGCTCCTGCAGTACGAGCGCTACGGCGTCACCTCGGTGCTCACGCTCGGTCTCAACCGCGATCTCGTCTACGACGTGCGCGATGAGCAGCGCCGCGGGACCGTGCCGGGTGCCACGCTCTTCACGGCTGGCCGCGGCATCGGCGTCCCCGATGGAGCGCCGCCGGTGCCGTCCGCGCCGGATCAGGTATACCGGCCGAGGACGCCGGAGGAAGCGGTGGCGAACGTCGAGGAGGCCGCCGCGCGCAAGCCCGACTACTTCAAGATCTGGGTCGACGACGTCTTCGGAAAGTTTCCCAAGATGGACCCGGCGGTGTTCAAGGCCGCCATCGATGCCGCGCATCGCCATTCGATCAAGGTGGCGTCCCACGTGTTCTACCTCGGCGACGCGAAGGCGGTGATCACGAGCGGCGTCGACGCGCTGGCGCACAGCGTCCGCGACCAGCCGGTGGACGACGAGCTGGTGGCGATGATGAAGAAGCGCGGCACGTTCTACGTCGCGACCTTGAACGTCGACGCCTCGTTCTCTGCCTTCGCGGACGATCCGGCGCTGCTCGACGATCCGTTTCTCACCGCCGCGCTGCCGCCGGACTCGGTGCAGCAGTTCCGGAGTCCCGAATATCGGGCGAAGGTCGCAGCCGATCCCAACGTGCCCAAAGCGCGCGCGGCGCTCGAGAACGGGATGCGCAATCTCAAGACGCTGCACGCAAGGGGCGTGCACATCGCCTTCGGAACAGATTCCGGCGCAAATCCCGTGCGCATCCAGGGCTGGGGCGAGCATCGCGAGCTGGAACTGATGGTCAAGGCAGGCCTTTCTCCGATGGACGCGCTGGTCGCCGCGACGCGGGGAAGCGCGACAATGCTTGGCATTTCCGATCGCGGGACGCTGGAAAAGGGCAAACGGGCTGATCTTCTCGTGCTTGCCGGG
- a CDS encoding branched-chain amino acid ABC transporter permease encodes MSVIAQYVMNGAMLGMMYALVAVGFTLFFGVLDIIQFSHGDVVAAGAFSGLAAWTLLTAAGMTSPGLLLIAVIATAAIVTALLGAVVARFIVLPVKTAPQLNVLLVTLMGGTVLRECIRLFYPGGSQPKLFPALLPTSGWNIGAFHLRFDNVILLVAGGLLIAGTHLLIGRTRLGLAIRAVAQDEETARTMGIDFRRVVLVTFALGSVLAAFAGVMDGLYYNEVFFGMGLLLGVIGFAAAILGGLGNMYGAIVGGFLFAALQTVGAVALPFASAYKDVFAFGVVILLMAIRPTGLIGESASERV; translated from the coding sequence CTGAGCGTCATCGCGCAGTACGTGATGAACGGCGCGATGCTCGGGATGATGTACGCGCTGGTCGCGGTCGGATTCACGCTCTTCTTCGGCGTGCTGGACATCATCCAGTTCTCCCACGGCGACGTGGTGGCGGCGGGCGCCTTCTCCGGCCTCGCCGCCTGGACGTTGCTCACCGCGGCCGGCATGACCTCGCCGGGCTTGCTGCTGATCGCGGTGATCGCGACGGCGGCGATCGTCACCGCGCTGCTCGGCGCAGTCGTGGCACGTTTCATCGTGCTGCCGGTGAAGACCGCGCCGCAGCTCAACGTGCTCCTGGTCACGCTGATGGGGGGCACCGTCCTGCGCGAATGCATCCGGCTCTTCTATCCGGGAGGCTCCCAGCCCAAGCTCTTTCCCGCCCTGCTCCCCACCTCCGGCTGGAACATCGGAGCCTTCCACCTGCGGTTCGACAACGTCATCCTCCTCGTCGCGGGTGGCCTGCTCATCGCCGGTACGCATCTGCTGATCGGGCGCACGCGGCTGGGACTCGCCATCCGTGCCGTCGCCCAGGACGAGGAGACCGCGCGCACCATGGGCATCGATTTCCGGCGCGTGGTGCTGGTCACGTTCGCGCTCGGGTCCGTCCTGGCTGCGTTCGCCGGCGTGATGGACGGCCTCTACTACAACGAAGTGTTCTTCGGGATGGGGTTGCTCCTCGGCGTCATCGGGTTCGCGGCGGCGATCCTCGGCGGCCTCGGGAACATGTACGGCGCGATCGTGGGCGGCTTCCTCTTCGCGGCGCTGCAGACCGTCGGCGCCGTCGCGCTCCCGTTCGCCAGCGCGTACAAGGACGTGTTCGCCTTCGGTGTCGTGATTCTATTGATGGCGATCCGGCCCACCGGCCTGATCGGCGAAAGCGCGAGCGAGCGGGTATGA
- a CDS encoding branched-chain amino acid ABC transporter permease encodes MRSRALAILFTAVATAYVWFLLRAESQRAIAALIVLGIAAGAVAIRTRLLEPFSKAIGSNERLARGLAFAAVVALALILREDDFALLLLTRVLIVIVACLGLNVQFGYAGVVNFAGASFFGVGGYTAAVLARATGLPHLLVLLAGGATAALAGTVLLLPILRTRGHYAALITIAFALLFRTFLEVNDALGGPQGLKLGEMRIGPVRFNDRMQIGPFEGSFYLKYIAVALVLLALAFAVVQRLERSWIGVALDTVRLDEIAAASFGMDIARWKIAAFVIGNFVIGVAGALSAFMIGFIAPNNYTFAESLIFVSILLLGGIGNPWGLSLATAIVILLPEKLQIIQEYRFLMFAAMVVLTLLFRPIGLVPRPLRRLIGSPE; translated from the coding sequence ATGAGATCGCGCGCTCTCGCAATCCTCTTCACGGCTGTAGCCACGGCTTACGTCTGGTTCCTGCTGCGGGCGGAATCGCAACGCGCGATCGCGGCGCTCATCGTTCTCGGCATTGCCGCCGGGGCCGTGGCCATCCGGACCCGGCTGCTGGAGCCGTTTTCGAAGGCGATCGGCAGCAACGAGCGGCTCGCAAGAGGCCTCGCTTTCGCCGCCGTGGTCGCGCTCGCGCTCATCCTGCGCGAGGACGACTTCGCGCTGCTGCTGCTCACGCGGGTGTTGATCGTCATCGTCGCTTGCCTGGGCCTGAACGTGCAGTTCGGCTACGCCGGCGTCGTCAACTTCGCCGGAGCGAGCTTCTTCGGCGTCGGGGGATACACGGCGGCAGTCCTCGCGCGTGCAACGGGACTTCCCCACCTTCTCGTCCTGCTCGCAGGCGGCGCGACCGCGGCCCTGGCGGGAACGGTCCTCCTCCTGCCGATCCTGAGGACCCGCGGCCACTACGCGGCGCTGATCACCATCGCGTTCGCCCTGTTGTTTCGCACCTTCCTGGAAGTGAACGACGCGCTCGGCGGGCCGCAGGGACTGAAGCTGGGCGAGATGCGCATCGGACCGGTGCGATTCAACGACCGCATGCAGATCGGCCCCTTCGAGGGCTCGTTCTATCTGAAGTACATCGCGGTCGCGCTCGTCCTGCTCGCGCTCGCCTTTGCCGTCGTCCAGCGCCTCGAACGCTCCTGGATCGGCGTCGCTCTCGACACCGTGCGTCTGGACGAGATCGCCGCCGCGAGCTTCGGAATGGACATCGCTCGCTGGAAGATCGCCGCCTTCGTCATCGGCAACTTCGTCATCGGAGTCGCCGGCGCGCTCTCGGCGTTCATGATCGGCTTCATCGCGCCGAACAACTACACGTTCGCGGAATCGCTGATCTTCGTCTCCATCCTGTTGCTCGGTGGCATCGGCAATCCCTGGGGACTCTCGCTGGCGACTGCCATCGTCATCCTCCTCCCGGAGAAGCTGCAGATCATCCAGGAGTACCGGTTCCTGATGTTTGCGGCGATGGTCGTCCTCACCCTGCTCTTCCGGCCGATCGGACTCGTCCCCCGTCCACTTCGCCGCCTGATCGGGTCGCCGGAGTGA
- a CDS encoding ABC transporter ATP-binding protein yields the protein MTAPLLSCRGLTRRFGGVVALDGLDLEVDPGSVLGLIGPNGSGKTTFFNVLTGLFPADAGEIRFAGAPITDLRPQGIYRIGIARTFQRSRLCLPLSIFDNLMVGNHQHLEHGLWFNLVRRQALRRQIDENYRAAQELLHIFDPPLAGRMMEPASRIPMIDRRRVEVCRALISRPKLLLLDEPSAGMTHEETLRLMDDILQVQQTVGGLTIILIEHEMSVIERVTRRCVVLNYGRKIAEGAYAEVSRDPQVRQAYLGLE from the coding sequence GTGACCGCGCCGCTCCTCAGCTGCCGCGGGCTGACGCGCCGCTTCGGCGGCGTGGTCGCCCTCGATGGTCTCGATCTGGAGGTGGACCCTGGCTCGGTTCTCGGGCTGATCGGACCCAACGGATCGGGAAAGACGACGTTCTTCAACGTGCTGACGGGACTCTTCCCCGCCGACGCAGGCGAGATCCGGTTCGCCGGCGCGCCCATCACCGATCTGCGTCCGCAGGGGATCTACCGCATCGGCATCGCGCGCACCTTCCAGCGCTCGCGCCTGTGCCTGCCGCTCTCCATCTTCGACAACCTGATGGTCGGCAATCACCAGCACCTCGAGCACGGGCTCTGGTTCAACCTGGTGCGGCGACAGGCGCTCCGGCGGCAAATCGACGAGAACTACCGCGCGGCGCAGGAGCTCTTGCACATCTTCGACCCGCCACTGGCCGGCCGGATGATGGAACCGGCCAGCCGGATCCCGATGATCGACAGACGGCGGGTGGAAGTCTGCCGGGCACTGATCAGCCGGCCGAAGCTGCTCTTGCTCGACGAACCGTCCGCTGGAATGACGCATGAGGAGACCCTGCGGCTGATGGACGACATCCTTCAGGTCCAGCAGACGGTGGGCGGGCTGACCATCATCCTCATCGAGCACGAAATGTCCGTGATCGAGCGCGTCACCCGCCGGTGCGTGGTGCTGAACTATGGGCGGAAGATCGCCGAAGGCGCGTACGCCGAAGTTTCACGTGATCCCCAAGTCAGACAGGCGTATCTCGGGCTGGAGTAG
- a CDS encoding ABC transporter ATP-binding protein has protein sequence MEELRVENVFTAYDRADVLQDVSLIVERGSITCLLGSNGSGKTTLIRSILGLTPPRRGRILFGKQDLTGLPTHRIVAQGIACIPEGRKVFPRLTVVENLRLGAYLEQDPRVIQQRLERVFAAFPRLAERREQLAGTMSGGEQAMISIGRGMMSAPKLLLVDEPSLGLSPLFVMENFAVIRRINEQGVTVFLVEQNVHQTLAIAHRGYVLSQGRVVAQGTAAGLLGDEQVRAAYFGSGGAPAGRRNP, from the coding sequence ATGGAAGAGCTGCGCGTCGAGAACGTCTTCACCGCGTACGACCGCGCCGACGTGCTGCAGGACGTCTCGCTCATCGTCGAGCGCGGGAGCATCACCTGCCTGCTCGGCTCGAATGGTTCCGGCAAGACGACGCTCATCCGATCGATCCTGGGCCTGACGCCGCCGCGGCGCGGACGGATCCTCTTCGGCAAGCAGGATCTGACCGGGCTGCCCACGCACCGGATCGTCGCCCAAGGGATCGCCTGCATTCCCGAAGGGCGGAAAGTGTTTCCCCGGCTGACGGTGGTCGAGAACCTGCGCCTGGGCGCGTACCTCGAGCAGGACCCGCGCGTCATCCAGCAGCGGCTCGAGCGCGTGTTCGCGGCCTTTCCGCGCCTTGCTGAGCGCCGCGAGCAGCTCGCCGGAACCATGTCCGGGGGCGAGCAGGCCATGATCTCCATCGGGCGCGGAATGATGAGCGCGCCGAAGTTGCTGCTCGTCGACGAGCCGTCGCTGGGGCTCTCGCCGCTGTTCGTGATGGAGAACTTCGCCGTGATCCGCCGCATCAACGAGCAGGGTGTCACCGTCTTTCTGGTCGAACAGAACGTGCACCAGACGCTCGCCATTGCGCACCGCGGGTACGTGCTCTCGCAGGGCCGGGTCGTCGCGCAGGGCACGGCGGCCGGCCTGCTCGGTGACGAGCAGGTCCGCGCAGCGTACTTTGGGTCCGGCGGCGCGCCTGCCGGAAGGAGGAACCCGTGA